In a genomic window of Zingiber officinale cultivar Zhangliang chromosome 9B, Zo_v1.1, whole genome shotgun sequence:
- the LOC122023440 gene encoding beta-fructofuranosidase, insoluble isoenzyme 3-like gives MGPRRGAGWVLALLALAHWWAVAMEASHAVYESPRSAPPAATVSSELRTRYHFRPPRNWINDPNGPMYYNGVYHLFYQYNPNGSVWGHIIWAHSVSTDLINWEALEPAIYPTIPSDINGCWSGSATILPGNRPVIMYTGIDSQNRQVQNVAYPKNLSDPYLREWVKPEYNPVIAPGSGMDASAFRDPTTAWLGGGGHWKLVVGSKWNKKGEAILYRSRDFVRWIKAKHSLHAARDTGMWECPDFYPVALRGQRGLDTSAAGGSDVKHILKVSLALTRYEYYTIGTYDHVKDKYVPDGTSPDDHTGLRYDYGNFYASKTFFDPKKNRRILWGWANESDTVDDDGAKGWAGIQAIPRTIWLSRNGRQLMQWPIEELESLRSKHIVVQNTQVPRGGFLEVQGIDSSQVDVEVTFEVTGLEKAEAFDPSWTTNAEALCGQKRANVRGGAGPFGLHVLASANMEERTSVFFRIFKAQTKYKFLMCHDPTRSTLRPNMYKPTFASFVDVDIPESGKISLRSLIDHSVVESFGVGGTTCITSRVYPSTAIGRNAHLFVFNNGLANVKVSKLKAWEMKRPFMNGA, from the exons ATGGGACCGCGGCGGGGAGCTGGGTGGGTGCTGGCGCTTTTGGCTCTGGCACATTGGTGGGCGGTGGCCATGGAGGCGTCGCATGCAGTCTACGAATCACCTCGGTCCGCGCCGCCCGCCGCTACCGTCAGCAGCGAGCTGAGGACCAGGTACCACTTCCGGCCGCCGAGAAATTGGATCAACG ATCCGAATG GCCCGATGTACTACAATGGGGTCTACCATCTGTTCTACCAGTACAATCCTAACGGTTCGGTCTGGGGCCACATCATCTGGGCCCACTCGGTCTCCACCGATTTAATCAACTGGGAGGCGCTCGAACCGGCAATCTACCCCACCATCCCGTCCGATATTAACGGGTGCTGGTCCGGATCCGCCACCATCCTGCCGGGCAACCGCCCCGTCATCATGTACACGGGCATCGACTCGCAGAACCGCCAGGTCCAGAACGTGGCGTACCCGAAGAACCTTTCGGACCCGTACCTCCGCGAGTGGGTCAAGCCCGAGTACAACCCGGTGATCGCGCCCGGTTCGGGAATGGACGCGAGCGCGTTCCGCGACCCCACCACGGCGTGGCTCGGCGGCGGCGGCCACTGGAAGCTGGTGGTCGGGAGCAAGTGGAACAAGAAGGGGGAGGCGATCCTTTACCGGAGCCGCGACTTTGTGCGGTGGATCAAGGCGAAGCACTCGCTGCACGCGGCGAGGGACACCGGGATGTGGGAGTGCCCGGACTTCTACCCGGTGGCGCTACGCGGCCAGCGGGGGCTCGACACGTCGGCGGCCGGAGGCTCCGACGTGAAGCACATCCTGAAGGTGAGCCTGGCCCTGACGCGGTACGAGTACTACACGATCGGGACGTATGACCACGTCAAGGACAAGTACGTGCCCGACGGCACGTCGCCGGACGACCACACCGGGCTGCGGTACGACTACGGCAACTTCTACGCGTCGAAGACGTTCTTCGACCCGAAGAAGAACAGGAGGATCTTGTGGGGGTGGGCCAATGAGTCCGACACCGTGGACGACGACGGGGCCAAGGGATGGGCAGGAATCCAG GCTATTCCAAGAACTATTTGGCTTTCCAGAAACGGCCGCCAGCTTATGCAATGGCCCATCGAGGAGCTCGAATCTCTACGAAGCAAGCACATCGTTGTCCAAAACACGCAGGTGCCGAGAGGTGGTTTCTTGGAAGTGCAGGGAATTGATTCCTCTCAG GTGGATGTAGAGGTGACTTTTGAAGTGACAGGGCTGGAAAAAGCTGAGGCCTTCGATCCTTCATGGACGACTAATGCCGAAGCACTCTGTGGCCAGAAGAGAGCAAACGTTAGGGGTGGAGCCGGGCCATTTGGTCTCCATGTTCTAGCTTCAGCCAACATGGAAGAGAGAACTTCCGTCTTCTTCAGAATCTTCAAAGCTCAAACAAAATACAAGTTCCTCATGTGCCATGATCCTACCAG GTCAACGCTGAGACCAAATATGTACAAACCGACGTTTGCGAGCTTTGTCGATGTCGATATACCTGAAAGTGGCAAAATATCTCTGAGGAGTTTG ATTGACCACTCTGTGGTAGAGAGCTTTGGGGTTGGGGGGACGACATGCATTACATCCAGAGTTTATCCCAGCACAGCCATCGGAAGAAACGCTCATCTATTTGTGTTCAACAATGGATTAGCCAATGTGAAAGTATCAAAGCTCAAAGCATGGGAGATGAAGAGGCCCTTCATGAATGGAGCATGA
- the LOC122023439 gene encoding beta-fructofuranosidase, insoluble isoenzyme 1-like: MQVPSGGFFEVQGIDSSQVDVEVTFEVTGLEKAEAFDPSWTTNAEALCGQKRANVRGGAGPFGLHVLASANMEERTSVFFRIFKAQTKYKVLMCHDPTRSTLRPNMYKPTFAGFVDVDIPESGKISLRSLIDHSVVESFGAGGTTCIISRVYPSTAIGRNAHLFVFNNGLANVKVSKLKAWEMKRPFMNGA; encoded by the exons ATGCAGGTGCCGAGTGGTGGTTTCTTTGAAGTGCAGGGAATCGATTCCTCTCAG GTGGATGTAGAGGTGACTTTTGAAGTGACAGGGCTGGAAAAAGCTGAGGCCTTCGATCCTTCATGGACGACTAATGCCGAAGCACTCTGTGGCCAGAAGAGAGCAAACGTCAGGGGTGGAGCTGGGCCATTTGGTCTCCATGTTCTAGCTTCAGCCAACATGGAAGAGAGAACTTCCGTCTTCTTCAGAATCTTCAAAGCTCAAACAAAATACAAGGTCCTCATGTGCCATGATCCTACCAG GTCAACGCTGAGACCAAACATGTACAAACCAACGTTTGCGGGCTTTGTCGATGTGGATATACCTGAAAGTGGCAAAATATCTCTGAGAAGTTTG ATTGACCACTCTGTGGTAGAGAGCTTTGGGGCTGGGGGGACGACATGCATTATATCCAGAGTTTATCCCAGCACAGCCATCGGAAGAAATGCTCATCTATTTGTGTTTAACAATGGATTAGCCAATGTGAAAGTATCAAAGCTCAAAGCATGGGAGATGAAGAGGCCCTTCATGAATGGAGCATGA